The genomic interval AGAGATAAACAACTAGTTGACTATGAGCGTTACGGGAAGATTAACCTGACTGAGCAAGGTAGAAACCTCGCCGTTCAGATTATCAGAAAACACCGCCTTTGGGAGACCTTTTTATTTACGAAACTTGATTTTTCTTGGGACGAGGTTCATGAGGTTGCTGAGCAGCTTGAACATATCCAGTCGGAAAAGCTGATCGAGAAATTAGACAAGTTTCTCGACTACCCTCGCTTTGATCCGCATGGTGACGAAATTCCTTCAAAAAATGGCTCTTACCAGATAAAGGAAAAAAAAACACTGGCCGATTGCTTACCAGGTACTACCTGTGAAGTTATTTCTGTCAGAGATAACGACACGGATTTTTTGCAACACGTTGATGCACTAGGTATTGGTATCAATAGCAAGGTGGAAATAATCAGTCGTTTTGCTTTTGATGGTACTCTTTCATTGAAAGTAAACGATGGAAACGTAAACGTATCACGGAAAGTGGCGGAAAATATTTACATCAGTTAAAACATGAAGCTGTCTTCAGAAATCAATATTAAGAACAAGAAAGCTACGTTCGAATATCATATTTTGGATCGTTACGTGGCCGGAATCTCGCTGTTGGGAACCGAAATTAAATCGATCCGCGCCGGAAAAGCCAATATTAATGATTCTTTCTGCTCATTCCTGAAAGATGGGCTCTACATCCGTAATATGCACATATCTGAGTATTCGCATGGGTCTTTCTATAATCATGAAGCTAAGCGCGACCGCAAACTGCTGTTGACAAAGAAGGAATTGAAAAAACTTCGCGTAAAAGGGGAAGAACGCGGATATACGATTGTTCCGCTTAGAATGTTTATCAGTGACCGAGGGTTCGCGAAGGTTGAAATTGCATTAGCACAGGGGAAAAAGGATTTTGATAAGCGTGATTCAATTAAAGAAAGGGAAACGAAGAGGGAGCTCAATCGCGCTATGAAACGTTAATCGTAGCTGTTGTCTCCGTCATGAATTGATGACCAAATAAGATCTTTTAATTCCGTAATATTCTTTTGAGCAACAGACGAAATGAAAATAGAAGGGATTTGTGCTGGGAGGCCAGCTCTCATTTCTGCTTGCAGCTCATCATCAAGTAAGTCAGATTTTGTTATCGCCAAAACACGTGGTTTATCAATTAATTCTGGATTGTATTCCGTTAGCTCTTTTAGCAATATATCATATTCCTCAGAAACGCTTCGCGTAGTATCAGCAGGAATTGTGAACAACAGAACGGAGTTTCTCTCAATGTGGCGCAGAAAACGATAACCTAAACCTTTACCTTTCGAGGCACCTTCAATAATC from Pedobacter indicus carries:
- a CDS encoding metal-dependent transcriptional regulator, with protein sequence MLTITEENYLKALLHLSSHEKDYVGVGINQLADRLSVRPATVNNMVKKLRDKQLVDYERYGKINLTEQGRNLAVQIIRKHRLWETFLFTKLDFSWDEVHEVAEQLEHIQSEKLIEKLDKFLDYPRFDPHGDEIPSKNGSYQIKEKKTLADCLPGTTCEVISVRDNDTDFLQHVDALGIGINSKVEIISRFAFDGTLSLKVNDGNVNVSRKVAENIYIS
- the smpB gene encoding SsrA-binding protein SmpB; its protein translation is MKLSSEINIKNKKATFEYHILDRYVAGISLLGTEIKSIRAGKANINDSFCSFLKDGLYIRNMHISEYSHGSFYNHEAKRDRKLLLTKKELKKLRVKGEERGYTIVPLRMFISDRGFAKVEIALAQGKKDFDKRDSIKERETKRELNRAMKR